From Camelina sativa cultivar DH55 chromosome 7, Cs, whole genome shotgun sequence, one genomic window encodes:
- the LOC104699747 gene encoding probable polygalacturonase: MKNILACIVTIITLSNLVTSSRGRKVSQSYETFEYTAITCRSHSVSITEFGGVGDGKTLNTKAFQSAVDHLSQYSSDGGAQLFVPAGKWLTGSFNLTSHFTLFLHKDATLLAAQDLNEYPILKALPSYGRGRDAAGGRFASLIFGTNLSDVIITGNNGTIDGQGSFWWQKFHGGKLKYTRPYLIEIMFSDTIQISNLTFLDSPSWNIHPVYSSNIIVKGVTIIAPVKSPNTDGINPDSCTNTRIEDCYIISGDDCIAVKSGWDEYGISFGMPTKHLLIRRLTCISPYSAAIALGSEMSGGIEDVRAEDITAYQTESGVRIKTAVGRGAFVKNIYVKGMSLHTMKWVFWMTGNYKAHADSNYDPHALPEITGINYRDIVAENVSMAGRLEGISGDPFTGICISNATISMAAKHKKAIWMCSDVEGVTSGVDPKPCDLLDGQESEKKKRMTTGGGCDFPTDVLEIDNVELKTCSYQMS, from the exons ATGAAGAACATACTCGCTTGCATAGTTACCATCATAACCCTCTCGAACCTCGTAACCTCTTCTCGAGGAAGAAAGGTATCACAGTCATATGAAACATTCGAGTACACAGCTATTACATGCAGATCCCACAGTGTCTCCATAACAGAGTTCGGTGGCGTCGGAGACGGCAAGACGCTAAACACAAAGGCGTTCCAGAGCGCCGTCGATCATCTCAGTCAATACTCATCCGACGGAGGAGCTCAGCTCTTTGTCCCTGCTGGAAAATGGCTCACCGGAAGTTTCAACCTTACAAGCCACTTCACTCTGTTTCTTCACAAAGACGCTACCCTTCTCGCCGCTCAAGACTTGAACGAATACCCAATTCTAAAAGCTTTGCCTTCGTACGGAAGAGGACGTGACGCCGCCGGCGGAAGATTCGCTAGTCTCATCTTCGGAACTAATCTCTCCGACGTAATTATCACCG GGAACAATGGCACGATCGACGGCCAAGGATCGTTTTGGTGGCAAAAATTCCACGGtggcaaattaaaatacactcGGCCGTACCTGATTGAAATAATGTTCTCAGATACAATTCAGATCTCAAATCTAACGTTCCTTGATTCTCCATCTTGGAACATCCACCCGGTTTACAGCAG CAATATCATCGTCAAAGGCGTTACGATCATCGCTCCGGTGAAATCTCCGAACACCGACGGCATCAATCCAG ATTCATGCACGAACACGAGGATCGAAGACTGTTACATAATCTCCGGCGACGACTGCATCGCCGTGAAAAGCGGGTGGGACGAGTACGGGATCTCGTTCGGGATGCCGACGAAGCACCTCTTGATCCGTAGATTGACATGTATCTCGCCTTACAGCGCGGCGATAGCGCTCGGAAGCGAGATGTCCGGCGGAATCGAAGACGTGAGAGCGGAAGACATCACCGCGTACCAAACAGAGTCCGGCGTGCGGATCAAAACCGCCGTGGGAAGAGGAGCTTTCGTGAAGAACATATACGTTAAAGGGATGAGTCTACACACGATGAAGTGGGTTTTTTGGATGACCGGGAATTACAAAGCTCACGCTGATTCTAATTACGACCCTCACGCTCTACCGGAGATAACCGGAATTAATTACAGAGACATTGTGGCTGAGAATGTTTCCATGGCGGGGAGGTTAGAAGGAATCTCTGGAGATCCTTTTACTGGGATTTGTATCTCGAATGCTACCATCTCTATGGCGGCTAAGCATAAGAAAGCGATTTGGATGTGTAGTGATGTTGAAGGTGTTACCAGTGGTGTTGATCCTAAGCCTTGTGATTTGCTTGATGGACAagaatcggagaagaagaagaggatgacgACCGGCGGTGGATGTGATTTCCCGACTGATGTCTTGGAGATTGATAATGTTGAGCTTAAGACTTGTAGTTATCAGATGAGTTAG
- the LOC104699749 gene encoding RAB6A-GEF complex partner protein 1 isoform X1, with amino-acid sequence MYMAYGWPQVIPLLAGSCPSSQRVVYLKLAGRLLLVVSPSHLELWGSSQQRVRLGKFMRDEKSVREEGENLQAVWSPDSKLIAVLTSSFFLHIYKIKFTDKRIKPGERQPSELCFATISLLLSEQVPFAGKDLSVSNFVRDSKTMLLGLSDGCLYSISWKGEFGGAFSIGFHSSDSNNDRLLSYTFGNGLVSGVASETLASDDDFSTKSAIVQLELCTRSKLLFVLNSDGQLVVCSVNKKGLKYTESIKAEKKLGGDVVCASVASEQQILAVGTRKGMVELYDLSQSISLLRTVSLHDWGYSADYTGPVSNIAWTPDNSAFAVGWKLRGLAVWSVSGCRLMSTVRQIGLSSTTSPKINPKQDSKYEPLMNGTSAIQWDEYGYRLFATEEASCDRILAFSFGKCCLNRGVSGKTYVRQVMYGDDRLLMVQAEDTDELKLLHLKLPVSYITQNWPVQHVAASEDGKYLAVAGLHGLILYDVRFKKWRVFGDVSQEQQIHCKGLLWLGKIVVICNYIEASDTYELLFYPRYHLDQSSLLCRKVLLGKPMVMDVYQDYILVSYLPFIIHVYHVKIYGELTPSSKADLQLSTVRELSIMTAKSHPAAMRFVPDQHPRECELDNDLSSDLPDREPSRCLILRGNGELSLLDLVDGRERELTDSVELFWVTCGQSEEKTNLVEEVSWLDYGHRGMQVWYPSLGDDPFMQEDFLQLDPELEFDREVYPLGLLPNVGVVVGVSQRMSFSASAEFPCFEPTPQAQTILHCLLRHLLQRDKNEEALLLAQLSAEKPHFSHCLEWLLFTVFDAEISRPNPNRNQISGPGHLKKLSLLRKACDLIKNFPEYYDVVVNVARKTDARHWADLFSAAGISTTLFEDCFQRRWYRTAACYILVIAKLEGVAVSQYCALRLLQATLDESLYDLAGELVRFLLRSGRDIEQAPTESDSLSPKLLGFLIFGSSHKKSPLDKSSSFKEQSPHVASVKSILESHASYLMSGKELSKLVAFVKGTQFDIVDFLQRERYGCAQLQNFAAGLELIGRKLQMSELQNRLDAEFLLAQMCSVKFKEWIVVLATLLQRSEVLYDIFRYDLRLWKAYSMTLQSHLGFAQYHDLLQILEDKLPATAGEESNRGSIS; translated from the exons ATGTATATGGCTTACGGATGGCCGCAGGTGATCCCGCTTCTAGCGGGATCATGTCCGTCTTCGCAGCGAGTCGTGTACCTAAAGCTCGCAGGTCGGCTATTGCTTGTTGTTTCTCCGTCTCATTTGGAACTTTGGGGATCTTCTCAG CAACGAGTGAGGTTGGGAAAGTTTATGAGAGATGAGAAGTCAGTgcgagaagaaggagagaatttGCAAGCTGTGTGGAGTCCAGACTCTAAATTGATTGCTGTTCTT ACATCATCATTCTtccttcatatatataaaataaaatttacggATAAACGAATAAAACCTGGAGAGAGACAACCCTCGGAGTTGTGTTTTGCAACCATATCTCTTTTGCTAAGTGAGCAGGTCCCTTTTGCTGGGAAGGACTTGTCTGT GAGCAATTTCGTGAGGGACAGCAAAACTATGCTTTTGGGACTCTCTGATGGATGTTTATATAGTATTTCCTGGAAAGGAGAG TTTGGTGGAGCTTTCAGTATTGGCTTCCATTCTTCTGATAGCAACAATGATAGACTCTTGTCCTACACTTTTGGTAATGGGCTAGTTTCTGGAGTAGCTTCGGAAACACTTGCATCTGATGATGATTTCTCAACAAAATCGGCTATTGTTCAGCTGGAACTCTGCACTCGTTCGAAATTATTGTTTGTGTTAAATTCTGATGGGCAGCTAGTAGTATGCTCTGTGAATAAGAAAGGTTTAAAGTACACTGAGAGCATTAAAGCTGAGAAGAAGTTGGGTGGTGATGTTGTTTGTGCATCAGTGGCTTCAGAGCAACAAATTCTTGCTGTAGGTACAAGAAAAGGGATGGTGGAGTTGTATGATCTGTCACAATCGATCTCTCTCCTACGAACAGTTTCTTTGCATGACTGGGG TTATTCAGCGGATTACACTGGGCCTGTCAGTAACATTGCATGGACGCCTGATAATTCTGCTTTTGCAGTTGGGTGGAAGTTGAGAGGACTTGCAGTTTGGTCTGTTTCTGGATGTAGATTGATGTCAACTGTCCGCCAAATTGGACTGAGTTCTACAACTTCCCCTAAAATTAACCCAAAACAAGACAGTAAATACGAACCCCTGATGAATGGTACTTCAGCCATCCAATGGGATGAATATGGATATAGACTATTTGCTACAGAGGAGGCATCGTGTGATAGAATTCTTGCATTTTCCTTTGGAAAGTGTTGCTTAAATAGAGGAGTTTCAGGAAAAACTTATGTTCGTCAGGTAATGTATGGTGATGATAGACTACTCATGGTTCAGGCGGAGGACACTGACGAACTTAAGCTTTTACATCTAAAACTTCCA GTTTCTTATATTACCCAAAATTGGCCTGTTCAACACGTGGCAGCTAGCGAGGATGGGAAATACTTGGCGGTTGCTGGTTTACATGGCCTGATTTTGTATGACGTTAGGTTTAAGAAGTGGAGGGTATTTGGAGATGTCAGTCAAGAGCAACAGATTCATTGCAAGGGTTTGTTATGGCTGGGGAAGATTGTCGTAATCTGTAACTACATCGAAGCTTCTGATAC ATATGAACTGCTTTTCTATCCAAGATATCACCTTGATCAGAGCTCTTTACTTTGTCGAAAAGTGCTGCTTGGCAAACCAATGGTGATGGATGTTTACCAGGATTATATACTCGTATCTTATCTTCCGTTTATCATCCACGTCTACCATGTGAAGATATATGGTGAATTGACACCTTCAAGCAAAGCAGATCTACAG CTTTCCACAGTAAGAGAGTTGTCCATCATGACTGCAAAGAGCCATCCAGCAGCAATGCGATTTGTTCCTGACCAGCATCCGAGAGAATGCGAGTTGGATAACGATCTTTCTTCTGATTTGCCAGACAGGGAACCCTCAAG ATGTCTTATACTGAGGGGAAATGGGGAGCTTTCACTTCTTGATTTGGTTGATGGACGAGAGAGGGAACTCACAGACTCAGTTGAACTATTTTGGGTGACATGTGGTCAATCGGAGGAAAAGACTAATCTTGTCGAGGAAGTATCTTGGCTAGATTATGGGCACCGAGGAATGCAG GTTTGGTATCCTTCTCTAGGGGATGACCCTTTTATGCAAGAGGATTTCCTGCAG TTGGATCCAGAGTTGGAATTTGATCGCGAGGTGTATCCCCTGGGACTTTTACCAAacgttggtgttgttgttggagtTTCTCAGAGGATGTCATTTTCGGCAAGCGCAGAGTTTCCATGTTTTGAGCCTACACCTCAGGCTCAGACTATATTACATTGCCTGCTCCGCCACCTCCTTCAG AGAGACAAAAATGAAGAGGCGTTACTCTTAGCACAATTATCAGCAGAGAAACCTCACTTCTCCCATTGTCTGGAGTGGCTTCTTTTTACTGTTTTTGATGCAGAGATTTCTAG GCCAAATCCAAACAGGAACCAGATTTCAGGACCTGGACATCTTAAAAAGTTATCTCTTTTGAGAAAAGCCTgtgatttaataaaaaatttcccGGAGTACTATGATGTGGTAGTGAATGTAGCCAGAAAGACCGATGCCCGACACTGGGCTGATTTATTTTCTGCTGCTGGGATATCAACAAC GTTGTTTGAAGACTGCTTCCAGCGAAGATGGTATCGAACCGCAGCGTGCTATATACTT GTGATTGCCAAACTGGAAGGTGTTGCTGTCAGTCAGTACTGTGCATTGCGGCTATTGCAG GCGACACTTGATGAGTCCCTTTATGATCTTGCTGGAGAGCTA GTGAGGTTCTTGCTAAGATCTGGAAGAGACATTGAGCAGGCGCCAACAGAATCAGATTCTTTATCACCTAAGCTTCTCGGGTTTCTTATTTTCGGTTCCAGCCACAAGAAATCACCACTCGATAAGAG CTCCTCGTTCAAAGAGCAAAGTCCTCATGTTGCTTCTGTAAAGAGCATACTTGAAAGTCATGCCAGTTACTTGATGTCTGGTAAAGAACTTTCAAAGCTTGTTGCATTCGTCAAAGGCACCCAGTTTGATATTGTG GATTTTCTTCAACGAGAAAGATATGGTTGTGCGCAGCTGCAGAATTTTGCTGCAGGACTTGAGCTGATTGGGCGAAAG CTGCAAATGAGTGAGCTACAGAACCGGTTAGATGCAGAGTTTCTATTGGCTCAGATGTGTTCTGTCAAGTTCAAAGAATGGATAGTTGTTCTTGCCACTCTATTACAACGGTCCGAG GTTCTTTATGATATTTTCCGGTATGATTTACGGTTGTGGAAAGCATATAGCATGACATTACAG TCTCACCTGGGTTTCGCTCAGTACCACGACTTGCTTCAGATTTTAGAGGATAAACTCCCAGCGACCGCAGGAGAAGAAAGCAATAGAGGTTCCATCTCTTGA
- the LOC104699749 gene encoding RAB6A-GEF complex partner protein 1 isoform X2, whose product MLLGLSDGCLYSISWKGEFGGAFSIGFHSSDSNNDRLLSYTFGNGLVSGVASETLASDDDFSTKSAIVQLELCTRSKLLFVLNSDGQLVVCSVNKKGLKYTESIKAEKKLGGDVVCASVASEQQILAVGTRKGMVELYDLSQSISLLRTVSLHDWGYSADYTGPVSNIAWTPDNSAFAVGWKLRGLAVWSVSGCRLMSTVRQIGLSSTTSPKINPKQDSKYEPLMNGTSAIQWDEYGYRLFATEEASCDRILAFSFGKCCLNRGVSGKTYVRQVMYGDDRLLMVQAEDTDELKLLHLKLPVSYITQNWPVQHVAASEDGKYLAVAGLHGLILYDVRFKKWRVFGDVSQEQQIHCKGLLWLGKIVVICNYIEASDTYELLFYPRYHLDQSSLLCRKVLLGKPMVMDVYQDYILVSYLPFIIHVYHVKIYGELTPSSKADLQLSTVRELSIMTAKSHPAAMRFVPDQHPRECELDNDLSSDLPDREPSRCLILRGNGELSLLDLVDGRERELTDSVELFWVTCGQSEEKTNLVEEVSWLDYGHRGMQVWYPSLGDDPFMQEDFLQLDPELEFDREVYPLGLLPNVGVVVGVSQRMSFSASAEFPCFEPTPQAQTILHCLLRHLLQRDKNEEALLLAQLSAEKPHFSHCLEWLLFTVFDAEISRPNPNRNQISGPGHLKKLSLLRKACDLIKNFPEYYDVVVNVARKTDARHWADLFSAAGISTTLFEDCFQRRWYRTAACYILVIAKLEGVAVSQYCALRLLQATLDESLYDLAGELVRFLLRSGRDIEQAPTESDSLSPKLLGFLIFGSSHKKSPLDKSSSFKEQSPHVASVKSILESHASYLMSGKELSKLVAFVKGTQFDIVDFLQRERYGCAQLQNFAAGLELIGRKLQMSELQNRLDAEFLLAQMCSVKFKEWIVVLATLLQRSEVLYDIFRYDLRLWKAYSMTLQSHLGFAQYHDLLQILEDKLPATAGEESNRGSIS is encoded by the exons ATGCTTTTGGGACTCTCTGATGGATGTTTATATAGTATTTCCTGGAAAGGAGAG TTTGGTGGAGCTTTCAGTATTGGCTTCCATTCTTCTGATAGCAACAATGATAGACTCTTGTCCTACACTTTTGGTAATGGGCTAGTTTCTGGAGTAGCTTCGGAAACACTTGCATCTGATGATGATTTCTCAACAAAATCGGCTATTGTTCAGCTGGAACTCTGCACTCGTTCGAAATTATTGTTTGTGTTAAATTCTGATGGGCAGCTAGTAGTATGCTCTGTGAATAAGAAAGGTTTAAAGTACACTGAGAGCATTAAAGCTGAGAAGAAGTTGGGTGGTGATGTTGTTTGTGCATCAGTGGCTTCAGAGCAACAAATTCTTGCTGTAGGTACAAGAAAAGGGATGGTGGAGTTGTATGATCTGTCACAATCGATCTCTCTCCTACGAACAGTTTCTTTGCATGACTGGGG TTATTCAGCGGATTACACTGGGCCTGTCAGTAACATTGCATGGACGCCTGATAATTCTGCTTTTGCAGTTGGGTGGAAGTTGAGAGGACTTGCAGTTTGGTCTGTTTCTGGATGTAGATTGATGTCAACTGTCCGCCAAATTGGACTGAGTTCTACAACTTCCCCTAAAATTAACCCAAAACAAGACAGTAAATACGAACCCCTGATGAATGGTACTTCAGCCATCCAATGGGATGAATATGGATATAGACTATTTGCTACAGAGGAGGCATCGTGTGATAGAATTCTTGCATTTTCCTTTGGAAAGTGTTGCTTAAATAGAGGAGTTTCAGGAAAAACTTATGTTCGTCAGGTAATGTATGGTGATGATAGACTACTCATGGTTCAGGCGGAGGACACTGACGAACTTAAGCTTTTACATCTAAAACTTCCA GTTTCTTATATTACCCAAAATTGGCCTGTTCAACACGTGGCAGCTAGCGAGGATGGGAAATACTTGGCGGTTGCTGGTTTACATGGCCTGATTTTGTATGACGTTAGGTTTAAGAAGTGGAGGGTATTTGGAGATGTCAGTCAAGAGCAACAGATTCATTGCAAGGGTTTGTTATGGCTGGGGAAGATTGTCGTAATCTGTAACTACATCGAAGCTTCTGATAC ATATGAACTGCTTTTCTATCCAAGATATCACCTTGATCAGAGCTCTTTACTTTGTCGAAAAGTGCTGCTTGGCAAACCAATGGTGATGGATGTTTACCAGGATTATATACTCGTATCTTATCTTCCGTTTATCATCCACGTCTACCATGTGAAGATATATGGTGAATTGACACCTTCAAGCAAAGCAGATCTACAG CTTTCCACAGTAAGAGAGTTGTCCATCATGACTGCAAAGAGCCATCCAGCAGCAATGCGATTTGTTCCTGACCAGCATCCGAGAGAATGCGAGTTGGATAACGATCTTTCTTCTGATTTGCCAGACAGGGAACCCTCAAG ATGTCTTATACTGAGGGGAAATGGGGAGCTTTCACTTCTTGATTTGGTTGATGGACGAGAGAGGGAACTCACAGACTCAGTTGAACTATTTTGGGTGACATGTGGTCAATCGGAGGAAAAGACTAATCTTGTCGAGGAAGTATCTTGGCTAGATTATGGGCACCGAGGAATGCAG GTTTGGTATCCTTCTCTAGGGGATGACCCTTTTATGCAAGAGGATTTCCTGCAG TTGGATCCAGAGTTGGAATTTGATCGCGAGGTGTATCCCCTGGGACTTTTACCAAacgttggtgttgttgttggagtTTCTCAGAGGATGTCATTTTCGGCAAGCGCAGAGTTTCCATGTTTTGAGCCTACACCTCAGGCTCAGACTATATTACATTGCCTGCTCCGCCACCTCCTTCAG AGAGACAAAAATGAAGAGGCGTTACTCTTAGCACAATTATCAGCAGAGAAACCTCACTTCTCCCATTGTCTGGAGTGGCTTCTTTTTACTGTTTTTGATGCAGAGATTTCTAG GCCAAATCCAAACAGGAACCAGATTTCAGGACCTGGACATCTTAAAAAGTTATCTCTTTTGAGAAAAGCCTgtgatttaataaaaaatttcccGGAGTACTATGATGTGGTAGTGAATGTAGCCAGAAAGACCGATGCCCGACACTGGGCTGATTTATTTTCTGCTGCTGGGATATCAACAAC GTTGTTTGAAGACTGCTTCCAGCGAAGATGGTATCGAACCGCAGCGTGCTATATACTT GTGATTGCCAAACTGGAAGGTGTTGCTGTCAGTCAGTACTGTGCATTGCGGCTATTGCAG GCGACACTTGATGAGTCCCTTTATGATCTTGCTGGAGAGCTA GTGAGGTTCTTGCTAAGATCTGGAAGAGACATTGAGCAGGCGCCAACAGAATCAGATTCTTTATCACCTAAGCTTCTCGGGTTTCTTATTTTCGGTTCCAGCCACAAGAAATCACCACTCGATAAGAG CTCCTCGTTCAAAGAGCAAAGTCCTCATGTTGCTTCTGTAAAGAGCATACTTGAAAGTCATGCCAGTTACTTGATGTCTGGTAAAGAACTTTCAAAGCTTGTTGCATTCGTCAAAGGCACCCAGTTTGATATTGTG GATTTTCTTCAACGAGAAAGATATGGTTGTGCGCAGCTGCAGAATTTTGCTGCAGGACTTGAGCTGATTGGGCGAAAG CTGCAAATGAGTGAGCTACAGAACCGGTTAGATGCAGAGTTTCTATTGGCTCAGATGTGTTCTGTCAAGTTCAAAGAATGGATAGTTGTTCTTGCCACTCTATTACAACGGTCCGAG GTTCTTTATGATATTTTCCGGTATGATTTACGGTTGTGGAAAGCATATAGCATGACATTACAG TCTCACCTGGGTTTCGCTCAGTACCACGACTTGCTTCAGATTTTAGAGGATAAACTCCCAGCGACCGCAGGAGAAGAAAGCAATAGAGGTTCCATCTCTTGA
- the LOC104699750 gene encoding photosystem I chlorophyll a/b-binding protein 2, chloroplastic: MASLCASSAIAAISSPSFLGGKKLRLKKKLAVPAVSRPDASVRAVAADPERPIWFPGSTPPEWLDGSLPGDFGFDPLGLSSDPDSLKWNVQAELVHCRWAMLGAAGIFIPEFLTKIGILNTPSWYTAGEQEYFTDKTTLFVVELILIGWAEGRRWADIIKPGSVNTDPVFPNNKLTGTDVGYPGGLWFDPLGWGSGSPAKLKELRTKEIKNGRLAMLAVMGAWFQHIYTGTGPIDNLFAHLADPGHATIFAAFTPK, translated from the exons ATGGCATCTCTTTGTGCTTCTTCTGCCATCGCCGCCATTTCTTCTCCAAG TTTCTTGGGTGGGAAGAAACTGAggctgaagaagaagttggCAGTTCCAGCTGTGTCCAGGCCTGATGCGTCGGTCCGCGCCGTCGCAGCAGATCCAGAGAGACCGATCTGGTTCCCCGGAAGCACTCCTCCAGAGTGGCTCGACGGTAGCCTCCCTGGTGACTTCGGATTTGATCCTCTTGGTCTTT CATCGGACCCGGACAGTCTAAAGTGGAACGTACAAGCAGAGCTAGTCCACTGCCGATGGGCTATGCTAGGAGCCGCCGGGATATTCATCCCTGAGTTTCTAACGAAGATCGGAATCCTCAACACTCCGTCGTGGTACACGGCGGGAGAGCAAGAATACTTCACGGACAAAACCACACTCTTCGTCGTTGAGCTAATCTTGATCGGATGGGCTGAAGGACGTAGATGGGCTGACATCATCAAGCCCGGTAGCGTCAACACTGACCCAGTCTTCCCAAACAACAAACTGACGGGCACGGACGTTGGTTACCCGGGAGGGCTATGGTTCGACCCGTTGGGTTGGGGATCAGGTAGCCCGGCTAAACTCAAGGAGTTGAGGACCAAGGAGATCAAGAACGGAAGGTTGGCTATGTTGGCAGTGATGGGTGCTTGGTTCCAACACATCTACACTGGCACCGGTCCTATTGATAACCTTTTTGCACATCTTGCTGATCCTGGTCACGCCACAATCTTCGCT GCTTTCACACCCAAGtga
- the LOC104699752 gene encoding E3 ubiquitin-protein ligase RHA1B-like: MGFPVGYTEVFLPKLFVQTLSILGFIRTVVFSIFRFLGLSDFLEMDQTWPDYTSYPTRIPETRSPFSALLIREILPVIKFEEIKNSGEESPENCAVCLYEFEGEQEIRWLRNCRHVFHRSCLDRWMDHDQKTCPLCRTPFVPDEMQEEFNQRLWAASGVHSDLCPVTELL, encoded by the coding sequence ATGGGCTTTCCCGTAGGTTACACAGAAGTTTTCTTACCGAAGCTATTCGTACAAACGCTTTCGATTCTAGGTTTCATAAGAACCGTCGTCTTCTCTATCTTCCGTTTCTTGGGTCTCTCAGATTTTCTCGAGATGGACCAAACCTGGCCCGACTACACATCGTACCCGACCCGAATACCCGAAACCCGCTCACCCTTCTCCGCCCTCCTAATCAGAGAGATCTTACCGGTCATCAAATTCGAAGAGATAAAAAACTCCGGCGAAGAATCACCGGAAAACTGCGCCGTGTGTTTGTACGAGTTCGAAGGAGAGCAAGAGATCCGGTGGCTGAGAAACTGCAGACATGTATTTCATCGGAGCTGTCTTGACCGTTGGATGGATCATGATCAGAAGACGTGTCCGCTTTGCAGAACACCGTTTGTTCCAGATGAGATGCAAGAAGAGTTTAACCAACGGCTTTGGGCTGCTTCTGGTGTTCACAGTGACTTGTGTCCTGTCACCGAATTGTTATAG
- the LOC104699753 gene encoding syntaxin-73 isoform X1, whose amino-acid sequence MGVVDLITRGDSICKKYDKYDIDKQREANVSGDDAFSRLYSTFESALETVLQKTEDLSPETNKAKAVAMNAEIRRTKTRLLEGIPKLQRLALKKVKGISKEELDVRNDLVLSLRDKIEAIPDTSAPVVGGWPGSTSYSNIRFDTNVSDHRIGSEYFEPTEESDQFKQEYEMRRIKQDQGLDYIAEGLDTLKNMAQDINEELDRQEPLMDEIDTKTDKAATDLKSTNVRLKDTVTKLRSSRNFCIDIILLCILLGIAAFIYNEVKDGDP is encoded by the exons ATGGGCGTGGTTGATTTGATCACTAGGGGTGATTCCATCTGTAAGAAGTATGACAAGTATGACATCGATAAACAGAGAGAAGCTAATGTCTCCGGTGACGATGCTTTCTCTCGCCTTTACTCCACCTTCGAATCTGCACTCGAAACTGTTCTTCAG aaaacagaggatttgtCGCCTGAGACGAATAAAGCCAAAGCTGTAGCGATGAACGCGGAGATTCGAAGAACGAAAACTCGATTGCTTGAAGGGATTCCAAAACTTCAGAGGCTTGCTCTCAAAAAG GTCAAAGGGATTTCGAAGGAAGAGCTTGATGTTAGAAATGACTTGGTTTTGTCATTGAGAGATAAGATTGAGGCCATACCAGATACCTCTGCTCCTGTTGTAGGTGGTTGGCCAGGTTCAACATCATATTCGAACATCAGATTCGATACTAATGTCTCGG ATCACAGAATTGGTAGTGAATATTTCGAGCCAACCGAAGAGTCTGATCAGTTTAAACAAGAATATGAGATGAGAAGAATTAAACAG GATCAAGGATTAGATTATATAGCTGAAGGATTGGATACACTCAAGAATATGGCTCAAGACATCAATGAG GAACTTGATAGACAAGAACCACTCATGGATGAAATAGATACAAAG ACTGACAAGGCAGCTACTGATTTGAAAAGCACCAATGTGAGGCTCAAGGATACTGTAACAAAG TTGAGATCGAGCCGCAACTTCTGCATAGACATCATCCTCTTATGCATACTCTTGGGAATAGCTGCCTTCATCTACAA TGAAGTGAAGGATGGTGATCCCTGA
- the LOC104699753 gene encoding syntaxin-73 isoform X2, translating to MGVVDLITRGDSICKKYDKYDIDKQREANVSGDDAFSRLYSTFESALETVLQKTEDLSPETNKAKAVAMNAEIRRTKTRLLEGIPKLQRLALKKVKGISKEELDVRNDLVLSLRDKIEAIPDTSAPVVGGWPGSTSYSNIRFDTNVSDHRIGSEYFEPTEESDQFKQEYEMRRIKQDQGLDYIAEGLDTLKNMAQDINEELDRQEPLMDEIDTKTDKAATDLKSTNVRLKDTVTKLRSSRNFCIDIILLCILLGIAAFIYNSVK from the exons ATGGGCGTGGTTGATTTGATCACTAGGGGTGATTCCATCTGTAAGAAGTATGACAAGTATGACATCGATAAACAGAGAGAAGCTAATGTCTCCGGTGACGATGCTTTCTCTCGCCTTTACTCCACCTTCGAATCTGCACTCGAAACTGTTCTTCAG aaaacagaggatttgtCGCCTGAGACGAATAAAGCCAAAGCTGTAGCGATGAACGCGGAGATTCGAAGAACGAAAACTCGATTGCTTGAAGGGATTCCAAAACTTCAGAGGCTTGCTCTCAAAAAG GTCAAAGGGATTTCGAAGGAAGAGCTTGATGTTAGAAATGACTTGGTTTTGTCATTGAGAGATAAGATTGAGGCCATACCAGATACCTCTGCTCCTGTTGTAGGTGGTTGGCCAGGTTCAACATCATATTCGAACATCAGATTCGATACTAATGTCTCGG ATCACAGAATTGGTAGTGAATATTTCGAGCCAACCGAAGAGTCTGATCAGTTTAAACAAGAATATGAGATGAGAAGAATTAAACAG GATCAAGGATTAGATTATATAGCTGAAGGATTGGATACACTCAAGAATATGGCTCAAGACATCAATGAG GAACTTGATAGACAAGAACCACTCATGGATGAAATAGATACAAAG ACTGACAAGGCAGCTACTGATTTGAAAAGCACCAATGTGAGGCTCAAGGATACTGTAACAAAG TTGAGATCGAGCCGCAACTTCTGCATAGACATCATCCTCTTATGCATACTCTTGGGAATAGCTGCCTTCATCTACAA TTCAGTGAAGTGA